TCTGTAAAATCAATAGGCTGTCCTTCTTTGCAAAAGAAGTAGCTATTATTGACCCGTATTTCTGTATTTCTGCTTAAAATACATTCCGCAAGTGAGTTATTAGAATGATAACTGGCTGTACCTGATTGGCAAGCAACTGATGCTAAGGCTGGAAGTGAGTAATTTATACATATATAAAATAGTCCTGTAGTTGTTAGAAATATTATTAATAAAAACTTTTGCATAAACTCGTTCAGTAAATTTTAAATAAAATATGGCACATTATTTAAGTAATTAATAGAGTATAATTACATAAAATTTGAAACCTGGAGTCAGAGGAAAACCCGGTTTCTGTCTGCGATCGAGCTTGATATCTCGTATGCGTACAGACTAAGCATGGCTAGTCTTTACAAAGAAACCAGGGTTTTTGCCTTCTTTTTGACTACTGTAGTGACGCTCTAGAACTGCTCTTGACATTTACCTTGTGCGATCGGATGGAAAGGAAAGCCATTCAATTGCCTTAGGGTCACAATTTGGGTCACCAATATAACATTTGGTCTGTTTGTGAATTTGGCTGAATATTGCTGCGACCAGTACGAGAGTTACCAACAATAGCAACATATTTTCAACAGACTTATTTTTTCCTGCAGCCATAGCTTCTACGTTCTATCGGTGAAGCGATGATAAACGAAGTTAAGACTGCATTCTGTTATTTACTGACTATGCGGGCTGGTACGCGTGGTTGGCTCAAGGGTAATTACAAGTGGAGTGCTGGTGGAACTATTTGTTAAAATACTTACAGAACTCAATACCAATTTGGGATGCAATGGATTTGGCAACGTTTGGTGCTGGTTGTTTTTGGGGTGTAGAAGCGGCATTTCGTAAGGTAAAAGGTGTTGTCTCAACCTCAGTTGGCTACATGGGGGGTCATTTTCCCAACCCTTTGTATCTGGACGTGTTATCAAGAATAACAGGTCACGCTGAGGTCGTACAGGTAGAGTATGACCCGCAACAGGTGAGTTACGACGAGCTGCTAGAGATATTTTGGAATATTCACGACCCTACAACACTTAACCGTCAAGGACCAGATCGAGGTGAACAGTACAGGTCTGTTATCTTTTTTTACAATGCTCAACAAGAAGAAACTGCGAAACACTCAAAGGCAAAGCAACAGCAGTCAAGCAGATTTGATAAGGATATAGTAACGGAGATTGTTCCTGCAGGTGAATATTACTTAGCGACTCCAGAGCATCAGCAGTATCTTGAGAAAAAGGGACGCGCTGAATGAAAGCGTCTTTACATGACTGGAAATTTGACTGACAGACCAAAAAACCCGCAGCATTGTACATACTGCCACAGCAAGGTATTCAATAAGTTGATGGTAAAACCTCAGAAAATCCTTATTTTTTTTTGCTACTTTTCAAAGTGTGATTTTCTTAAGATATCCCGCCCACAAAGCGGGCTTTTTTTTGTATTTTACACGACTTAGCCTGAATTCACTATGTATTTTTACTAAGTTGGTCAGATCCCCGACTTCTTCGAGGATACTGTTGGCGAATGGGGGGTCAGACCCCCTATGTGGAATCAGAATCTAGAATCAGAATGGGAGCAACTGCTATAAAGTGCGGGCGTGCCCTCTTGACAAAAACATCTTTTATCTGACTGATGCGATGGTGGTATGGGGGATGTGCGCTCAACCCCATGCGGTAAACAGGCGATCGAACATCACCTCACCCGGTAAACAGGCGATCGAACATCACCTCACCCGGTAAACAGGCGATCGAACATCACCTAACCTGGTAAACAGGCGATGCCCTTTGAAAAAGGCAGCCCACAAAGGGTGGGCTGCTGTGGAAACTACATTGGTGAAGAAATATGGGGTTATGGACTTTGATGAGAGAATCAGGGGGTTTTGACTTCCATTCGTGTCCTTTGAAAAGTCAGAATGAAAAGATGACAACAGAAGTCAGTGGTGAGGTCTGAGTATGGTACTGCATCCAAAAAATCAATGGGAGATACCACAACAAACAGTGCAAGTAGCACGTGCATCGTTCCCCAAGGGTAATATGTATATGCATATGTATGATGAGATCGGAAGTATCTACTCTGATAGAGAGTTTCAAGAGCTATTTCCGGCGGTGTGTGGTCAATCAGCAATATCACCAGGAAAGTTAGCCTTGGTGACGGTGATGCAATTTACAGAGGGATTAACAGATCGTCAAGCCGCAGATGCAGTCAGAAGTCGGATAGATTGGAAATATGTGTTGGGGTTAGAGTTAACAGATTCGGGATTTGATTGTAGCGTTTTGAGCGAGTTTCGCCGCCGATTATGTGAGCATGGATTATCGAACAAACTGTTGGATTTAATGTTGGTGAGGTTTCAAGAAAAAAAACTCATCAAGCAGCGTGGTAAGCAACGAACAGACTCAACTCAAGTGTTAGCAACAATACGTCAAGTTAATAGGTTAGAGTTAGTGGGAGAAGCATTGAGAGCCGCGCTCAACGAAATTGCGGCGGTAGAGCCAGAATGGTTAACTCTGATTATTAGTGAGAGATGGTTTGAGCATTATAGCTGGAGATTTGATAATTATCGATTACCAAAAAGTCAAAGTGAGCGGGAGGAGTTAGCGCTAAAAATAGGATTTGATGGGCATTATTTACTGCAAAAAATTTGGTTTGGCTCAAGCGAAAAAAGAGAATTGCAGCAACTCGAAAGTGTAGAAATCTTAAGACAGATATGGATTCAGCAGTATACATTTAATACCAGTGGATTAGTCTGGCGAAATCCTGACAAAATCGGATTGCCACCGAATTCGATTTGTATAGAATCCCCCTATGATATAGACGCACGTAATAGTAGCAAGCGAGATATCAATTGGACAGGATATAAAGTTCATTTCACAGAAACTTGTGATGAGGAGACCCCAAATTTCATCACTAATGTAGTGACGACAACTGCTACCACTCCAGATGGGGAAGTAACTTCGGTAGTTCATGAGCAACTGGCTGCCAAAGATTTGCTCCCACAAGAGCATTATGTGGACGCGGCTTATGTGGATGCTTACCAATTAGTAGAAAGCCATGAAAATTATCAAATTTCTGTTGTTGGTCCTGTGGCTATGAATAGGTCGTGGCAAGCCAAATTAAACACGGGTTTTGATGTGAGTGCCTTTATCATTGATTGGGACAAACAAGTTGTTCAATGTCCAATGGGTTCAAGCAGTCGCATTTGGCGTCCAACTCGTGATTGCAATCACAATCCCTTAATTGAAGTTGTCTTTGACCGTAAGACTTGTGAGAAATGCCCAATGAGAAGTGATTGTACCAATGCTAAAACTGCGCCGCGAAAAATTAAGTTGCGACCGCGTGCGGAATTTGATGCACGTTGCGGAGCGTCGCCAACAACAACAAACTCCAGAGTTTCAGCGCCGCTACGCACGTCGCGCTGGTGTTGAGGGTACGATCTCTCAAGGCATTGTTCGATTTGATTTGCGTCGGACTCGATATTATGGACTAGTGAAAACACATCTACAGCATATCGCCACTGCTTGTGCAATTAATTTAGCTCGTTTTTTTGCTTGGTCAATTCGTCCAACTAAAGCTTTGACTCGCAAAAGTTCATTTGCGGCCCTGCGTGCTGAACTGGCTTAATTTATCACTGACCAGAAATTCCATCAGCACCAAAAAATTAGCTGATTACATAAATCAAACTATTGAAAAAATCACGCCAAACCCAATTTTTTCTCATTTAATTCAGCAATGAAAACATTCAGACATTCATACCTGTTTGGTCTAATTTCAATTGCCTAGTTGGTAATGCCGACGTTTTGTGGGCTGCCCAATGATATCATGTCCGGTTGCATACCCATAGTTGGGACTGACGCGGAGACACGGAGACACGGGGACAAGGGAGAAATTTTTATTATGGGCAATTAGCCGAACTTGATATGAAAAGTAATACCCCCTCCTCAACGGTAGCCACCTACCTTCACATGAGTTGGGGGTCTTAAACCCAACGAACCCGGTACAGGGCAGAGGACAGGAGCCAGAATTCCCGAATACACTCCCCAGTATGCAGAGCCACACCGTGCGCTCGCTCCGGTCGGCACTAAAACTTGTATCTCTTGCTAAACAAGGGTTTCCCGATTTGAAACCATTTCATTCATGGCTATTGCTTTTCAAATGGCATCGCCTGTTTACCGGATTGGGTGATATCCGATCGCCTGTTTACCGGATTGGGTGATGTCCGATCGCCTGTTTACCGGATTGGGTGATGTCCGATCGCCTGTTTACCGCATGGGGTTGAGCGCACATCCCCCATACCACCATCGCATCAGTCAGATAAAAGATGTTTTTGTCAAGAGGGCACGCCCGCACTTTATAGCAGTTGCTCCCATTCTGATTCTAGATTCTGATTCCACATAGGGGGTCTGACCCCCCATTCGCCAACAGTATCCTTCGAGAAGTCGGGGATCTTGTTACCGCTTCTAAAAGTTTGGACAAAGCTACCCACAAGTAGATAAATCTGTACAAACCCAACTCTACGGTATAAGTTCGCTCAACTAGAAGTGCCATTTGGCTTGGTTCCCTTGCCCCATGGCTTAGGTTCCTTGACCACTAATCCCCAGTTAGAGATACTGAAATTAATTCAGTACGAGACTTAAAAATGTATTCAGTTTTTAACAATTAGTTTGTGCTAAGTGTTTCAAGGTTTTCACACCAAGTAAGCTTTTGCATCCCGCACTAATCAAGCGTCTGAACATAATACCTCAATATCCCTAAAAAGTCAAGCTTTGGGTAAAGGTGTATCGGTTTCAATTTACAGTTTATAACCCCTCAATAAAAAATAAAGAAAACTCTTTACAAAGTCCATCTAGTTGTTTAAACTGAATTTATAAAGAAAAATCTTTAGAAAAGAACTACCAGTAGGATAGTTCTGTTTCCTGGACTGGCTGGTCACGCGATCGCCATGAAATTTCCCATATCCCTATCCAGTGCTATGAATGATAGAAGTCTTTACTTAGCAGCAGCACTTATTGGTGGCGCTGTGTTACCTGTTCAGGTTGCTCTTAACACTCTTCTGAGACGTTATGTTGGTCAACCAATGCAAGTCACTTTTATTTCATATCTTGCTGGCACTCTTGCATCGCTTGCTATTTGTTTCTTTGCCCGCTATCCAAGTCCTAGTTGGGCTTTACTATCTCAAACCTCTTGGTGGATGTGGGTAGGGGGTTGTTTGGGAACTCTCTATGTCTGGTCAACTATTTTTGCCACACCTAAAATTGGAGCAGCACTGACATTGGCACTAACAATTGCCGGACAGATGATTGCAGCGCTTTTTCTGGATCATTATGGTGCGATTGGGTTGACTAGATATCCAGCTAGCCCATTACGTATTGCAGGCATCATGTTCGTGATTATTGGGGTTTCTTTGGTTGCTGCTGCTAAAAAGTAGTACGATTTTGGATTTTGGAAGCTTAGTTATTATTACCATAAAACGGCTATGACACAAACATTTGACACCACAACAAGTAAAGATCGTTACGTTCGAGCTGCTTCTGTTGCAGATGTTCAAGCAACAGGTAGCGTGCTGATTCATATAGAAAAGCACGCGATCGCACTTTTCTACTCAGACAACAAGATTTATGCGATCGATAACCGCTGTCCCCACATGGGTTTTCCCCTTCATGGGAGTACTTGCAAAGATGGAATCGTGACTTGTCCTTGGCACTATGCTCGCTTTGATTTGGCAAGCGGTGGAACATTTGATTCTTGGGCAGATGATGTCCGTGCCTTTCCTGTAGAAATTCGGGATGGTGAAGTGTGGGTCAATTTGTCTCCCCAAGTCGATCCTACAGTTCATCAACGCCAACGGCTTCAAGA
This genomic interval from Scytonema hofmannii PCC 7110 contains the following:
- a CDS encoding DMT family transporter, whose translation is MNDRSLYLAAALIGGAVLPVQVALNTLLRRYVGQPMQVTFISYLAGTLASLAICFFARYPSPSWALLSQTSWWMWVGGCLGTLYVWSTIFATPKIGAALTLALTIAGQMIAALFLDHYGAIGLTRYPASPLRIAGIMFVIIGVSLVAAAKK
- the msrA gene encoding peptide-methionine (S)-S-oxide reductase MsrA — its product is MDLATFGAGCFWGVEAAFRKVKGVVSTSVGYMGGHFPNPLYLDVLSRITGHAEVVQVEYDPQQVSYDELLEIFWNIHDPTTLNRQGPDRGEQYRSVIFFYNAQQEETAKHSKAKQQQSSRFDKDIVTEIVPAGEYYLATPEHQQYLEKKGRAE